Proteins from one Paenibacillus sp. genomic window:
- a CDS encoding helix-turn-helix domain-containing protein translates to MSEKTCPVETAVNLVGAKWKIMIIYRLMDGTKRFNELRRLLPGVTQRMLTLHLRELENDGLIARTVYPEVPPRVEYTLTEAGQSLTPILTQLGDWAAAYEKKRAPQSPTTS, encoded by the coding sequence ATGTCCGAGAAAACATGTCCGGTGGAAACCGCGGTGAATTTGGTCGGAGCGAAATGGAAAATCATGATTATCTACCGCTTGATGGACGGGACGAAACGGTTCAACGAGCTTCGCAGACTGCTGCCCGGCGTCACCCAGCGCATGTTGACGCTTCATCTGCGAGAGCTGGAGAACGACGGCTTGATCGCGAGAACGGTGTATCCCGAGGTGCCTCCCCGCGTGGAATATACATTGACGGAGGCCGGGCAAAGCTTAACCCCGATTTTGACGCAGCTCGGCGACTGGGCCGCGGCCTACGAAAAGAAGCGCGCCCCGCAATCGCCGACGACTTCCTGA
- a CDS encoding 2TM domain-containing protein → MNNRVTYEEAHAQVKKLAEFYQHLAVYVIINIGLILLNVVNGTWWFVYPLFGWGIGLAAHGLSVFAHGRASSWKERKIKEYMEKGNS, encoded by the coding sequence ATGAACAATCGGGTAACGTATGAAGAAGCGCACGCGCAAGTGAAAAAGCTGGCGGAATTTTATCAGCATCTGGCGGTATATGTCATCATCAATATCGGGTTGATTCTTCTGAACGTCGTTAATGGCACGTGGTGGTTCGTCTATCCGTTGTTCGGCTGGGGCATCGGGCTCGCTGCTCACGGGTTGAGCGTCTTCGCCCACGGGCGGGCTTCTTCCTGGAAGGAACGAAAGATCAAAGAATATATGGAGAAAGGAAATTCATAA
- a CDS encoding nitrilase-related carbon-nitrogen hydrolase, producing the protein MLWLFAHGKWIFPLAAWLAPMLMLHFMRRSQGATAPMAAAAVVAAATYASFRGVIPLDGIGFTAFCIGFGAFFLMPMLLDRWAVRRLPGFMATLAFPTAYVALEYAAASLSPFGSWGSWAYTQYGNLPFMQLARFTGLWGMTFMIMWGASAGSWCWARRRRWVAIRTGATLYAAVLAAILLAGSAQLLALRPSAPAVRVAALTLQAEDGFKRQASEAVRGRLSAEELAQFRERTIANQDELLDRTRLEARAGARFVVWAEANAPVLEADMERFMAKAAAVAKEESIYLLAGVNEIMASSEKQDEIKQLTFDPSGRLADVYVKTIQVPGWEAEAYKAGDGVHTLDTPYGRMGIAICFDADHPELMREAGRLNVDFMFVPSNEWAELEPLHTHMAMFRAIENGYSLLRQTSGTYSLAVDALGNELGGMRHSTSEDKALVVQLSPQGTGGTLYAAWGDWFAWGCLVFALGLIGSAKFNHRKNGALNHEQSGNV; encoded by the coding sequence TTGCTATGGCTGTTCGCGCACGGAAAATGGATCTTCCCTTTGGCCGCCTGGCTGGCCCCGATGCTGATGCTTCATTTTATGAGAAGAAGCCAAGGGGCGACCGCACCCATGGCGGCGGCGGCCGTCGTCGCGGCGGCGACGTACGCGTCCTTCCGCGGAGTCATTCCACTGGACGGGATCGGGTTTACGGCGTTTTGCATCGGCTTCGGCGCATTTTTTCTTATGCCGATGCTGCTTGACCGGTGGGCGGTTCGCCGGCTGCCGGGATTTATGGCGACGCTGGCGTTCCCGACGGCTTACGTCGCCCTGGAGTATGCGGCGGCCTCGCTCAGCCCGTTCGGTTCTTGGGGCTCTTGGGCTTACACGCAATACGGCAATCTCCCATTCATGCAGCTAGCCCGCTTCACAGGATTATGGGGAATGACCTTCATGATCATGTGGGGAGCCTCCGCCGGCAGCTGGTGTTGGGCGCGGCGCCGACGGTGGGTTGCGATTCGGACTGGGGCGACGCTTTATGCGGCCGTGCTTGCGGCGATTCTTCTGGCCGGCTCCGCGCAGCTTCTCGCGCTCCGGCCGTCCGCCCCGGCCGTCCGGGTAGCCGCCTTGACGCTGCAGGCCGAGGATGGTTTCAAGCGCCAAGCCAGCGAAGCGGTCAGAGGGCGACTGAGCGCCGAGGAGCTGGCGCAGTTCCGGGAGCGTACCATCGCAAACCAAGACGAATTGCTCGACCGAACGCGTCTGGAGGCCCGGGCGGGAGCGCGGTTCGTCGTGTGGGCCGAGGCGAACGCCCCGGTATTGGAGGCGGATATGGAACGATTCATGGCGAAAGCTGCGGCCGTCGCGAAGGAAGAGAGTATTTACTTGCTCGCCGGGGTCAATGAAATTATGGCATCTAGCGAAAAGCAGGATGAAATCAAGCAGTTGACGTTCGATCCCAGCGGCCGGTTGGCGGACGTGTACGTGAAGACGATCCAAGTGCCGGGTTGGGAGGCGGAGGCGTACAAGGCGGGGGACGGCGTCCATACGCTGGATACCCCTTACGGGAGGATGGGCATCGCGATCTGCTTCGATGCGGATCACCCGGAGCTGATGCGCGAAGCCGGCAGGCTGAATGTCGACTTCATGTTCGTCCCTTCGAACGAATGGGCGGAGCTGGAACCTTTGCATACGCATATGGCCATGTTTCGGGCGATCGAGAACGGGTACTCCCTCTTGCGGCAGACGAGCGGCACGTACTCTTTGGCGGTCGACGCGCTCGGGAACGAGCTAGGGGGCATGCGGCACAGCACGAGCGAGGATAAGGCGCTGGTCGTTCAGTTGAGCCCGCAGGGAACGGGCGGGACGCTATATGCCGCTTGGGGCGATTGGTTCGCTTGGGGATGCTTGGTGTTTGCGCTAGGGTTGATCGGATCGGCTAAATTTAATCATCGAAAGAATGGAGCGTTGAACCATGAACAATCGGGTAACGTATGA
- a CDS encoding helix-turn-helix domain-containing protein: MTSRIALREIKKTRTKLSIFKACVELIEGKTFREVRLEDICERAEVSKVTFFKFFPRKEDILVYFMRLWLTNRLLDLRDRPLRGLEGIRFLFRDVANGAKDRPGLMLSLISFLSEERMHPAMPVLTEAEIHLLYPGREHEVSPRAPELGELFYHYLTEAKEDGAISDDRPVEDLVKVVFSIFYGAYLTAHIYQERDIMKVYEMHLQTLIR, from the coding sequence ATGACCTCGAGAATCGCATTGCGGGAAATCAAAAAAACGAGAACGAAGCTGTCGATCTTCAAAGCTTGCGTAGAATTAATCGAAGGGAAAACGTTTCGGGAAGTCCGGCTGGAGGATATTTGTGAACGGGCCGAGGTGTCCAAGGTGACGTTCTTCAAATTTTTCCCTCGGAAAGAGGACATACTGGTCTATTTCATGCGATTATGGTTGACCAACCGATTGTTGGACCTTCGGGATCGGCCGCTTCGCGGATTGGAAGGCATCCGATTTTTGTTCCGGGACGTCGCGAACGGGGCGAAGGATCGTCCCGGGTTGATGCTCAGTCTAATCTCGTTCTTGTCCGAAGAGCGGATGCATCCCGCGATGCCGGTGCTGACCGAGGCGGAAATCCATTTGCTCTATCCGGGGCGGGAGCATGAGGTTAGCCCTCGGGCTCCCGAATTAGGCGAGCTGTTTTATCATTACTTGACGGAGGCCAAAGAGGACGGCGCGATTTCGGACGATCGGCCGGTCGAGGATTTGGTGAAAGTCGTTTTCAGCATATTTTACGGCGCTTACTTGACGGCGCACATTTATCAAGAGCGCGACATCATGAAAGTGTACGAAATGCACCTTCAAACTTTAATCCGTTAG
- a CDS encoding DUF3231 family protein, producing the protein MTATQPNRLSSSEIANLWNIYMIESLLIPFKKPLIRASQQPMIRSVVEVALGMSMEYVERIAELFRAEGLPVPRGFSDDDMNLEAPALYTDNYTLRYIHEMAKLGLHTVPQAAATSNREDVLDFLRKAYEDYDRLYRQSLELLIARGIYAPAPPMPSPEPPEYIQGDSYFSGLFGPRRPMNAMEIMNVHYTIHENAVSKVLLRGFAQTARDPELRDHFDRGARMAADIIDELEKLLSDERISLSPTYDSELLPSNVPLFSDKLMLATVTQMGSGSLAIYGIRLSMVHRSDLAATFMKMIKNALLYAEDGVDLLVKRRWLEQPPTPRAAPEPVNA; encoded by the coding sequence ATGACTGCGACTCAGCCGAATCGGCTATCTTCGTCGGAAATCGCCAATCTGTGGAACATCTACATGATCGAAAGCCTGCTGATCCCGTTCAAAAAGCCGCTGATCCGCGCCTCGCAGCAGCCGATGATCCGCTCCGTCGTCGAGGTCGCGCTGGGCATGAGCATGGAATACGTGGAACGGATCGCCGAGCTGTTTCGCGCCGAAGGACTTCCGGTGCCGCGCGGGTTTTCGGACGACGATATGAACCTTGAAGCGCCCGCCCTGTACACGGACAACTACACGCTCCGCTATATTCATGAGATGGCGAAGCTCGGGCTGCACACGGTTCCGCAGGCGGCGGCGACGTCCAACCGGGAGGACGTTCTTGATTTCCTTCGCAAGGCGTACGAAGATTACGATCGGCTGTACCGGCAATCGCTCGAGCTGTTGATCGCGAGAGGCATCTACGCCCCCGCGCCTCCGATGCCCTCCCCGGAGCCGCCCGAGTACATCCAAGGGGACAGCTACTTCTCGGGCTTGTTCGGACCGCGCCGGCCGATGAACGCCATGGAGATCATGAACGTACATTATACGATCCATGAGAACGCGGTCAGCAAGGTGCTGCTGCGCGGCTTCGCCCAAACGGCTCGCGATCCGGAGCTTCGCGACCACTTCGACCGAGGCGCGCGCATGGCCGCCGACATCATCGATGAGCTGGAGAAGCTGCTGTCGGACGAGCGCATCAGCTTGAGCCCGACGTACGACAGCGAGCTGCTTCCTTCCAATGTCCCCCTGTTTTCGGACAAACTGATGCTGGCGACCGTCACGCAAATGGGGAGCGGGTCCCTCGCCATCTACGGCATCCGGCTCAGCATGGTGCACCGCAGCGATTTGGCAGCGACGTTCATGAAGATGATCAAGAACGCGCTCCTCTACGCCGAGGACGGGGTCGACTTGCTGGTCAAGCGCCGCTGGCTGGAACAGCCCCCTACGCCCCGCGCGGCGCCCGAACCAGTCAACGCATAA
- a CDS encoding DUF4188 domain-containing protein — protein sequence MAKWIPGRYTAQMDESFAVFVIGVRIHQLWKLHLWIPIIVSMQKMITELYRNKELGFLDMKFFVSWRGVTLLQYWKSFEHLEHYSRHAGLHLKAWKDFNRNVADTGAVGFYHESYVVEPGRYECMYVNMPVYGLARAGRHVPVAGRRETARGRMAEGQAAGGTPR from the coding sequence ATGGCAAAATGGATTCCGGGCCGGTACACGGCCCAAATGGACGAATCGTTCGCTGTATTCGTCATCGGCGTTCGGATTCATCAGTTATGGAAACTGCATTTATGGATTCCGATCATCGTATCGATGCAAAAAATGATTACCGAGCTGTATCGCAACAAAGAGCTCGGATTTTTGGACATGAAGTTTTTCGTCAGCTGGCGGGGCGTAACGCTTTTGCAATATTGGAAATCGTTCGAGCATTTGGAGCATTATTCCCGACATGCGGGGCTGCATTTGAAAGCGTGGAAGGATTTTAATAGAAATGTGGCAGACACCGGAGCGGTAGGATTTTATCACGAGTCCTACGTGGTGGAGCCTGGGCGATATGAGTGCATGTACGTCAATATGCCGGTGTATGGCTTGGCCCGGGCGGGGCGGCATGTCCCCGTCGCCGGACGCCGGGAAACGGCTCGGGGCAGGATGGCTGAAGGGCAAGCGGCCGGCGGCACGCCGCGATAA
- a CDS encoding RidA family protein, with protein MIVERKLAEMGIALPGPIVVPPGVSVPFEWIRASGGRAYLSGHSALNPDGTMPPVFGKVGRDVSYEEAHRFARGTAVAMLATIRREIGDLDRIRAWIAIHGYVNALPGESRTTHVINGCSELILELFGPDVGRHARTAIGVEALPQNLPLVISAQIEFE; from the coding sequence ATGATCGTCGAGAGGAAGCTGGCCGAGATGGGCATCGCGCTGCCCGGTCCGATTGTGGTGCCTCCGGGCGTGAGTGTGCCGTTCGAATGGATTCGCGCGAGCGGCGGCCGAGCGTATCTTTCCGGTCACAGCGCGTTGAACCCGGACGGGACGATGCCGCCGGTGTTCGGGAAAGTAGGCCGGGACGTGTCTTACGAGGAGGCGCATCGTTTCGCGAGAGGGACGGCGGTCGCGATGCTGGCGACGATCCGTAGGGAGATCGGCGACTTGGACCGGATTCGAGCCTGGATTGCGATTCACGGCTACGTGAACGCCCTCCCCGGCGAGAGCCGTACGACGCATGTGATCAATGGGTGTTCCGAGCTCATTCTCGAATTGTTCGGTCCGGACGTCGGCCGCCATGCGAGAACGGCGATCGGCGTCGAAGCGCTGCCTCAAAACCTGCCTCTCGTCATATCCGCGCAGATCGAATTCGAATAA
- a CDS encoding glycine betaine uptake BCCT transporter has translation MNQGRLGPVFYISIGVTAAFVVWGALMPEQVTAAAGHALSFITRSFGWFYLTATFILLVFAFALAFGPYGKIRLGRDDDEPEYPFWTWLAMLFSAGMGIGLVFWGVAEPVYHYLSPPEGLEGSTVHSARAALRYSFFHWGLQPWAIYTVIALCLAYAHFRKGRSNLISATLYPILGERTEGAIGKAIDTLAVIATVFGVATSLGLGAMQINGGLNFLIGFPQSTATELGIIAVVTVLFLLSASTGLNKGIKILSNVNLGIASLLLLFVLFAGPTFFIVDALTTTMGAYIGSIIPMSFRMTPFTGGTFVGSWTIFYWAWWISWAPFVGSFIARVSKGRTIREFVAGVLFVPTVLSMVWFSAFGGTALYYEMFEGKAIAAAVQEDVTTALFITLEQLPLGGVLVVVATLLILTFFVTSADSATFVLGMLTSQGSLHPKLSTKLIWGVAVSGIASVLLLTGGLSGVQTASIVIALPFALILLLMAFAINKALSEEIRDMARKEKRRIQRIERWIAEEEASREERTE, from the coding sequence TTGAACCAAGGAAGATTGGGACCGGTATTTTACATTTCGATCGGAGTGACCGCCGCCTTCGTCGTTTGGGGAGCGCTGATGCCGGAGCAGGTTACCGCCGCCGCCGGACATGCGCTATCGTTCATTACGCGCTCGTTCGGCTGGTTTTACCTGACGGCGACGTTCATTCTGCTCGTCTTCGCGTTCGCGCTCGCCTTCGGCCCGTACGGCAAAATCCGTCTGGGCCGCGACGACGACGAGCCGGAATACCCGTTCTGGACGTGGCTCGCGATGCTGTTTTCCGCCGGCATGGGCATCGGGCTCGTGTTCTGGGGCGTCGCCGAGCCGGTCTACCACTACTTGTCCCCTCCGGAAGGGCTGGAAGGAAGCACCGTGCACTCGGCGCGGGCCGCGCTCAGGTATTCCTTCTTCCACTGGGGGCTGCAGCCGTGGGCGATCTACACGGTGATCGCGCTTTGTCTCGCCTACGCCCATTTCCGCAAAGGAAGATCGAATCTGATCAGCGCGACGCTTTATCCGATCCTCGGCGAACGTACCGAGGGAGCGATCGGCAAAGCGATCGACACCTTGGCCGTCATCGCCACCGTCTTCGGCGTCGCGACATCTTTGGGCCTCGGCGCGATGCAAATCAACGGGGGGCTGAACTTCCTGATCGGGTTTCCCCAGTCGACGGCGACCGAGCTCGGCATCATCGCCGTCGTGACGGTGTTGTTCTTGTTGTCGGCCTCTACCGGTTTGAACAAGGGCATCAAGATTTTAAGCAATGTCAATTTAGGCATCGCTTCGCTGCTGCTGCTGTTCGTCCTGTTCGCGGGGCCGACGTTCTTCATCGTCGACGCGCTGACGACGACGATGGGCGCGTACATCGGAAGCATCATCCCCATGAGCTTCCGAATGACGCCGTTCACGGGGGGCACCTTCGTCGGATCGTGGACGATTTTTTATTGGGCGTGGTGGATCTCGTGGGCGCCGTTCGTCGGCAGCTTCATCGCCCGGGTGTCGAAAGGGCGGACGATTCGGGAATTCGTGGCGGGCGTGCTGTTCGTGCCGACCGTCTTGAGCATGGTGTGGTTCTCCGCCTTCGGCGGCACGGCGCTGTACTACGAAATGTTCGAGGGGAAAGCGATCGCCGCGGCCGTACAGGAAGATGTGACGACGGCTTTGTTCATAACGCTCGAACAGCTCCCGCTCGGCGGGGTGCTCGTCGTCGTCGCGACGCTGCTGATCCTGACGTTCTTCGTGACGTCGGCCGATTCGGCGACATTCGTCTTAGGCATGCTGACCTCCCAAGGCTCGCTGCATCCGAAGCTGTCGACCAAGCTGATTTGGGGCGTGGCGGTGTCCGGCATCGCCTCGGTGCTGCTGCTTACCGGCGGGCTGAGCGGGGTGCAGACCGCTTCGATCGTCATCGCGCTGCCGTTCGCACTCATCTTGCTGTTGATGGCGTTCGCCATCAATAAAGCGCTGAGCGAGGAAATCCGGGATATGGCGCGCAAGGAGAAACGCAGAATTCAGCGGATCGAACGGTGGATCGCGGAGGAGGAAGCTTCGCGAGAAGAGCGGACGGAATAA
- a CDS encoding DUF4077 domain-containing protein: MNWIKNHCFRHLEREKHRNHLLLFVVGLTYALAEANVLINHEPLSREHLIFFGASASIFSLGLVLNRIERLEGAFKYIMMTLLLLHAMNQAVLFRELPAVYQVFYFNLALTLIYLNGRLTLYVGAISLLFTAVAGAAFHRTGFHYLEPSTINIPIGILAETTLVLWASSKIGTSYAIIVETKDRLARLLRENETQLRIIERQNKVLETYARQVETLAKREERGRIGASLRQELKQLARAAREKQGEPGQESLENAAVRIWKDIDDVVERLAGVEEGFVSQDGLEAELRERAVGFQETTGMEVAVRAEGEPYALPRSHNVTLLRALQDFMIGAAMDRQASDVEAALEYRSGVVRLTLTDNGGKPGEGRMEAAEPLHKKCTELNGTFDIKSFRGKGSVWDITLPVPQERANRIAVLLVDPDPFVRESVALILGEEDDIVIAGALDGGPEAVDYCRRERPDVVLMEVNLPGMDGIEVMRSIKTANPGIQIILFTHRHEVGIVAEAVEAGADAYLLKSMNPRNLAASVRHLMDGGTLLSRQTTAMLASQVLRGAQLERLERKYVSQAVMKEYGLKEKELQILELLAKGKKYREIASSLFLSEGTVRNYLSGIYAKLNAEDRDQAVEKAVRLGLVPHQEQAG, encoded by the coding sequence TTGAACTGGATTAAAAACCATTGTTTTCGCCATTTGGAGCGGGAGAAGCATCGAAACCACTTGCTGCTTTTTGTCGTGGGGCTAACCTACGCGCTGGCGGAAGCGAACGTTCTCATCAATCATGAACCGCTCAGTCGGGAGCATCTCATTTTTTTCGGCGCATCCGCATCGATTTTTTCGTTGGGGCTCGTTCTCAACCGGATCGAACGGTTGGAGGGTGCGTTCAAGTATATTATGATGACGCTGCTGTTGCTGCACGCGATGAATCAGGCCGTCTTATTTCGCGAGCTTCCGGCCGTTTATCAAGTGTTTTATTTTAATTTGGCTTTGACGCTAATTTATTTGAACGGGCGATTGACCTTATATGTCGGCGCGATTTCTTTGTTGTTTACCGCCGTCGCGGGCGCCGCTTTTCATCGAACGGGTTTTCATTACCTGGAGCCCAGTACGATCAATATCCCAATAGGCATTTTGGCCGAAACGACGTTGGTGCTGTGGGCTTCTTCCAAAATCGGCACCAGCTACGCGATTATCGTGGAAACGAAAGACCGCCTTGCCCGGCTCCTTCGGGAGAACGAAACGCAGCTGCGCATTATCGAACGGCAGAACAAAGTACTCGAAACCTATGCCAGGCAGGTGGAAACGTTAGCCAAGCGGGAGGAACGCGGCAGGATCGGCGCAAGCCTTCGGCAAGAACTGAAACAACTGGCGCGCGCGGCGAGGGAGAAGCAGGGCGAACCCGGACAAGAGTCGTTAGAAAACGCGGCGGTCCGAATATGGAAGGACATCGACGACGTTGTCGAACGTCTCGCCGGCGTCGAAGAGGGCTTCGTGTCGCAGGACGGCTTAGAAGCCGAGCTTCGGGAACGGGCTGTGGGATTTCAGGAAACGACGGGCATGGAAGTGGCGGTTCGCGCGGAAGGAGAGCCGTACGCGTTGCCGCGGTCGCATAATGTCACGCTGCTGCGGGCGCTCCAGGATTTCATGATCGGGGCGGCCATGGATCGACAAGCGTCGGATGTGGAGGCGGCGCTGGAGTATCGATCTGGCGTCGTTCGATTGACGTTAACCGACAATGGGGGCAAACCGGGGGAAGGCCGCATGGAGGCGGCGGAGCCGCTTCACAAGAAATGTACCGAACTGAACGGCACATTTGATATAAAATCGTTCCGAGGCAAGGGGAGCGTATGGGACATCACGCTGCCGGTCCCGCAGGAGAGGGCGAACCGCATCGCGGTGCTGCTGGTCGATCCCGACCCGTTCGTCCGAGAGAGCGTCGCGCTCATCCTCGGAGAAGAGGACGACATCGTCATTGCCGGGGCGTTGGACGGCGGTCCGGAAGCGGTCGATTATTGCCGGCGGGAACGTCCCGACGTCGTGCTGATGGAGGTCAACCTGCCCGGCATGGACGGCATCGAGGTGATGCGGTCGATCAAAACGGCGAATCCGGGAATCCAAATCATTCTGTTCACCCACCGCCACGAAGTTGGAATCGTCGCGGAGGCTGTCGAAGCCGGGGCGGATGCGTATTTATTGAAGTCCATGAACCCGAGGAACTTAGCGGCTTCCGTCCGCCATCTGATGGACGGCGGGACGCTGCTGTCCCGCCAAACGACGGCGATGCTCGCCAGCCAAGTGCTGCGGGGCGCTCAGTTGGAGCGGTTGGAGAGAAAGTATGTTTCGCAAGCCGTGATGAAGGAATACGGTCTGAAGGAGAAGGAACTGCAAATTCTCGAGCTGCTGGCCAAAGGGAAAAAATACAGGGAGATCGCCTCAAGTCTGTTTCTGTCGGAAGGAACGGTGCGTAATTACTTGTCCGGCATTTATGCCAAGCTTAACGCGGAGGACCGCGACCAAGCAGTGGAGAAGGCGGTACGGCTCGGACTCGTCCCGCATCAAGAGCAAGCCGGTTGA
- a CDS encoding SDR family oxidoreductase — protein sequence MKEKVLVYGAGGEQGGAVARRLIKEGFAVKAIVRKEETAKELRMRGIEAGIGRYEDADSLREGTRGAKKVVFQLPQEHDEAKAVGYARNIIGAAKEEGVSLIVFNTSSIVPEQVDLAPIRIKRRVIGELAASGIPYIVLKPTAYMENVLGPWTAPGILQQGTFAYPIPEHMAVSWIALDDMAGFVAEALRRPQLSGAEFQLGGPEALTGPQVAKLLGARLGREIGYLPIPLDLFERQLSSAIGEEASREVTGLYRWQSGLDSSPLDVPNLFETLRQLPVRLTPFRTFLANAPWEQLLAEAARKEGGVR from the coding sequence ATGAAGGAAAAAGTGCTTGTGTACGGCGCCGGCGGGGAGCAGGGAGGGGCCGTCGCGAGGCGGCTGATCAAGGAAGGATTCGCCGTGAAGGCGATCGTGCGGAAGGAAGAAACCGCGAAAGAGCTGCGCATGCGGGGGATCGAGGCGGGAATCGGCCGATACGAAGACGCGGACAGCTTGCGGGAGGGGACGCGAGGCGCGAAGAAGGTCGTCTTCCAGCTGCCGCAGGAGCATGACGAGGCGAAGGCCGTCGGGTACGCGCGCAACATCATCGGCGCCGCGAAGGAAGAAGGCGTTTCGTTGATCGTGTTCAACACGAGCAGCATCGTGCCGGAACAGGTCGATCTGGCGCCGATTCGCATCAAGCGGCGGGTCATTGGCGAGCTAGCCGCGAGCGGCATCCCGTATATCGTTCTGAAACCGACGGCGTACATGGAGAACGTGCTAGGGCCGTGGACGGCGCCGGGCATCCTGCAGCAGGGCACGTTCGCATATCCGATACCGGAACATATGGCAGTGTCGTGGATCGCGCTGGACGACATGGCGGGCTTCGTCGCCGAGGCGCTGCGGCGGCCGCAGCTCTCCGGCGCGGAGTTTCAGCTCGGAGGCCCGGAGGCGTTGACGGGTCCGCAGGTCGCGAAGCTGCTCGGCGCCCGGTTGGGGCGGGAGATCGGGTACTTGCCGATTCCGCTCGATCTGTTCGAGCGGCAGCTGTCCTCCGCGATCGGAGAGGAGGCGAGCCGGGAGGTGACCGGCCTGTACCGGTGGCAGAGCGGATTGGACTCGTCCCCGCTGGACGTTCCGAACTTGTTCGAGACGCTTCGGCAGCTGCCTGTCCGGCTGACGCCATTCCGCACGTTCCTCGCGAACGCGCCTTGGGAGCAGCTCCTCGCCGAAGCGGCGCGGAAGGAGGGCGGCGTCCGATGA